One Sinorhizobium mexicanum genomic region harbors:
- a CDS encoding twin transmembrane helix small protein gives MSTFFTGLTLLVMGLVAIVLIRGLFNMATGGSGNTSNKLMQARIVLQAIAIALIMLTLWITGGGRPG, from the coding sequence ATGTCCACTTTCTTCACCGGCCTGACCCTGCTCGTCATGGGCCTGGTCGCCATCGTCCTGATCCGCGGCCTGTTCAACATGGCCACCGGCGGCAGCGGCAATACTTCGAACAAGCTGATGCAGGCGCGCATCGTCCTGCAAGCGATCGCGATCGCGCTGATCATGCTGACGCTGTGGATTACCGGCGGCGGACGGCCGGGCTGA
- a CDS encoding cob(I)yrinic acid a,c-diamide adenosyltransferase — protein MVRLNKIYTRTGDDGTTGLVSGPRRAKCDLRIEAYGTVDEANALVGLARLHTGDMGDLDAMLMRIQNDLFDLGADLATPDTGEKLDYEPLRIAASQVARIEGEIDRLNADLEPLRSFVLPAGSPASAALHVARTVARRAERQIVALAAGEIVSRDAISYINRLSDFLFVAARWANDKGRADVLWVPGKNR, from the coding sequence ATGGTAAGGCTCAACAAGATCTATACGAGAACAGGTGACGACGGCACGACCGGACTTGTTTCCGGCCCACGCCGCGCGAAATGCGACCTGCGCATCGAGGCCTATGGAACTGTCGACGAGGCGAACGCCCTGGTCGGCCTTGCGCGCCTGCATACCGGCGACATGGGTGATCTCGACGCAATGCTGATGCGCATTCAGAACGACCTCTTCGACCTCGGAGCAGACCTTGCAACGCCAGACACCGGCGAGAAGCTGGACTATGAACCGCTGAGGATCGCAGCCTCCCAGGTCGCAAGGATCGAGGGCGAGATCGATCGCCTCAATGCCGATCTCGAACCCCTGCGGTCCTTCGTTCTGCCGGCTGGCAGCCCGGCCTCCGCGGCGCTGCACGTTGCCCGCACCGTCGCACGACGCGCCGAACGCCAGATCGTCGCCCTTGCTGCCGGTGAGATCGTCAGCCGCGACGCGATCTCCTATATCAATCGGCTCTCGGACTTCCTTTTCGTTGCCGCTCGCTGGGCAAATGACAAGGGACGTGCCGATGTGCTTTGGGTTCCGGGCAAGAACAGATAA